The window GCCTGCACGGCGCGCCAAGTTGCCGATGATAACTTTCGCAAACAAATTCTAACGCTGCGCGACAATCCACCGCAGTTGGAGCGCGCTGTGTTCGAAATCAAACCAAATTGCTAACCGTGCAAAGGAGTTGGGTTACGCTCCGCTAACCCAACCTACAATTCGAACTCGCGCCTCACGCCTTGCTGTTTCCGCTTTTCGTTTTCCGCGTTTCCGCTTTCATAATTTTCTTACCCCTGGCTCAACACAAACACACCGAGCACAATCAAGCTCGCCGCGACGCCGTCGCGCAGCGTCACCACTTCCACGCCGCGCAGGGTGAAATGCGCTAGCGCAAAGGTCACCAGCGGCGAGATGCGCCAGATCGGCGAGAGCAGCGCCGCCGGGCCGTAGACCAGCGCGTAAAAGGTGCAGAGCGAGCCCAATCCTTCGGTGATGCCCGACAGCGTCGACAGCGCCAGCGCCTTGGCCGGCACGCGTTGAAACTTGATCTGCAGACCGATGACCCGGGCAAACAAGAACATGAACAGCAGCGCCGATACTTGAGTGATCATCGTGCCGAGGATTGGCAGGTTAGCGGAGTTGATGCCGATCTTTTTGAAAATCGGGTTCACACCAAAGCAAAGCGCGGAAACAATCGGAAAGAGAAAATACTGAAACTTGTCGACCCCGCGCCGGCCACTGTCTTTTGACTGCGTCAGCACCGCGATGCCAAAGACGATCAACGTCACGCCAGCTGCGATGTACCAGCTCATCTGCTCGCCGATGATCAACACGGCAAGCACGGCGGTCAACAGCGGCGAGCTATTCTTGATCGAGGTCGCTTTCGACGCGCCGATCTTATCGATGCCTTTGTAATAGAAAACTTTGCCGAAGCTCGCGCCCACCGCGCCGGCGAGAAAAAACGCCCAGAAGGCGCGGCTGCCGAAGTCGATTTGAAAAATCTCGCCGGACTGCACGGCGAGGCCGACGAGCATGATCACCGAAACATGCTGCTCGACCAGTGTCGCCGTGCTGACATCGGTGTACTTGAGAGAGCGCTTGAGCAAGAGCGGGCTGATGCCCCAGAGAATGCCCGCCGCCAGCGCGTAGGCGATACCGACTTGGAGTTCCGAGCTGAACACGGTTGAGACTATTTCTTAGTCTCCTCCTTCTGCTCGGTCATTTTCTTTTCCATACTCTCGACGTTTTTCTGCATGCCTTCCATCATCGCTTTTTCCTTTTGCATGCCCTCTTGGATGACTTTCTGCACGTCGACGGCGTCCTTCTTTTCACCGCAGGCCGCAAGCGCGGTCAGCGTGGCAGCCACCGCAACTAAACGAATGAATTTAACCATGTTTCCTCCTAGAATTTTCGCACTCATCCAGTTAGCAGCAATGCGCGGCGTGAAGCAACTGGCATTTGCCCCTGGCTTTGTTATCCTCCAGGTGTGCAATCGATCATTCTCGTCCTAACCCTCATGCCGGCGCTCTTGGCGCTGATGACCGGTGCCGGTCACGCGCAGAAGGCCGCCGCAAAAATTGGCGCAACGCTTAGCATCTCGGATCACGGCAACTGGCGCGTAGTGCACAAAGGCATCGAGTATCGCAAGATCACGCTGCAGCGCAGCGACCCCAACTCCACGGTGGAGTTGAAAGTCCTGCGCTTTGACCCGAAGGAAACTTCCGCGCAAGTGCTTGACGCCGGCAGATTTCAACTCAAAGGCGCCGAGGCCAAAACCTTCGCCGCAAAGAGCGGTGCCGTGGCGACTATCAATGCCAACTACTTTGACGAGAAAGGGCGGCCGCTCGCTTATCTGAAAACCGCCGCTCGGGAAGTCAACCGATTGGTTTCCAAGCACGCGCTCTACACCGGCGTGTTCGCCGTGCGCGACGGCGCGCCCGCGGTCATGCACCGCGATGAGTTTCAAGCGGCACAGGCCAGCGAGGCGCTGCAATCGGGACCGTTGTTGTTGCTGCGCGGCGCGCCAGTGGAAACCATGCCAGGCCTGGGCCGATACGCGCGGCGCGCCGTGGTGGGCGTCGATAAGAGCGGCCGCGTGCTCATTGCCGCAACCGACGGTGCGCTAGGCGGTGTGAGCTTTACTGAGCTGCAAGAATTATTTTCCAATTCGCGCTGGCAATTGGAGACTCCCGATCTCCTCAACCTCGACGGCGGCAGCTCGGCGCAGCTCTATGTCAAAACGGGAAAGTTCGAAGAGTCGGCGCCAGGGTTGTCTGAAGTTCCGGTGGCGATCGGGTTTTTTGCGAGGTGAAAAACGCGGCGCGAAGAGGGCAGATTCTTCGTCACTGCGCTCCTCAGAATGACGCCTGCTAGCGTTATTCCAAAGACGAGAACGCCAGCCGGCTCCATTCAAGCGTCGTCGACGGGAGCACGCCAAGCAAGAGCGTGCCGGCGAGCGCCAGCGCGACCGCGACGTAGAGATAGGGCGATTGGCGAAAGCTCTTGGCCTCGGCGCCGCCCTCTTCCATGTACATGGCGACGATCACGCGCAGATAGTAAATCACCGAGAGCAGGCTGTTCAACACACCGATGATGGCGAGGTTCAGGTGACCTGCCATCACGGCACCGCGAAAAACGTAGAACTTACCGACGAAGCCGGCCAGCGGCGGGAAGCCGGCCAGCGATAGCATGAAGATTCCCATGGCGGCGGCGAGAAACGGCCGGCGAAACCCGAGGCCGGCAAAGTCGCTGAAGTTTTCGTGGGGGTCGTTGGTTTCATGCAGGCTGGCGAGAACCGCGAATGCGCCGGCGGTCATTAGCATGTAGGCCGCCGAGTAAAACACCAGCGGCAAGCCGCCCCATTCTTCACCGACGACCAGGGGTATCAATAGATAGCCGGCGTGGGCAATGCTCGAATAGGCGAGCATGCGTTTGACGCTTTTCTGGGCGATCGCCAGCAGATTGCCAAAGGTCATGGTGCCGATGGTGATGACCCAGAGCGGGAAGACCCAATCGCCGTCCAGGGGCGCCAATTTGTGCATCAGAATGCGCGCCCAGGCGGCAAACGCCGCGGTTTTGACCGCCACCGACATGAAGCCGGTCACCGGTGTCGGCGCCCCCTCGTAAACGTCGGGCACCCAAAAATGAAACGGCACCGCACCGACTTTGAAGGCGAAGCCGACCAGCAATAATAGCGCGCCGCCGATCAGATAGAGCGGCCAGTCGCCCGACGGCTCGATCAGGTAGGCGGAAATCGAGTTCAGATTGGTCGAGCCGGTGGCGCCGTAGATCAAGGCGATGCCGTAGAGCAGAAACCCAGTGGCAAAGGCGCCCATCAAGAAATATTTCATCGCCGCTTCGCTCGACCGGCTGTTGCTGCGCCACATCCCGGTCAGGACATAAACCGCCACGGACATGGTTTCGAGACCCAGGAAAAACACGATCAAGTCGTTGGCGGCCGCCATCAGCACCATGCCGCAGGTGGCAAACAAGATGAGCGCATAGTACTCGCCTTCATAAATTCGCGTCTGGCGCACGTAGTGGACCGACGAAAGAATCGTCAGCGCCGCCGCGGCGATAAAGATCTGGGTAAAGAACAGCGCAAAATTATCGAGCAGGATGGTGTCGCCGAAGGCCCCCTCGCGGCTGCCCCAGAGGAGCACAGCCTCGGCCGAGCACAGCCCCAGGCCGAGCAAGCTAATCCAGGCGAGCAGATTTTTTTCCCGGTCGCGCAGCAAAAGGTCGAGCAGCAACACGACGATCGCTGTCAGCGCGATGTGAGCCGCGGGCAGAATCGGGATGAGGTTAACGTCGCTCACGCGGCTGCTCCGGGTTGGGTTCGAGTTTCAGCGCCACTGGCGCCGATTGGATGGCGAAAACCTTTTTCAATGTCAGATCCACCGACGGCTGCATGCGGCTCAGAAACGGCTGCGGATAGACGCCCATCAAAACGATCAGAAAAATAATTGGCGCCAGCAAAAGAATTTCCCGGCCGTTTAGGTCGTGCAGCTTTTGATTCTCGGGGTTGTTGAGCGGACCGAAGATCACGCGGCGGAACATCCACAGCATGTAGACGGCGCCCAGTATCACACCGCTGGTGGCGACCGCCGTCCAACGCGGTGAGACCCGAAATGAGCCGAGGAGAATCAAAAATTCGCCGACAAAGCCATTCAAGCCTGGCAAACCGATGGACGAAAAGGTCACCACCAGCAACAGCGCGGAAAAGATCGGCAGCTGTTTCCACAGACCGCCGAACTCTTCAATCAGCCGCGTGTGGCGGCGATCGTAGATCATGCCAACCAGGAGAAACAGCGCGCCGGTCGACAGGCCGTGGCTGATCATCTGGTAGATGCTGCCCTGTATGCCTTGCATGTTGAGCGCGAACAATCCCAAGACGACAAAGCCCAAATGGCTCACCGATGAATAAGCCACCAGTTTCTTGATGTCGGTCTGCATCATCGCAACGACGGCGCCGTAGACGATGCCGATGACGGCCAAGGCGATGAAGAGCGGCGCGGCCATCAGCGCTGCATCGGGAAACAGCGGAATCGCAAACCGGAGAAAGCCGTAGGTGCCGAGCTTCAACAAAACGCCGGCGAGAATCACCGAGCCGGCGGTCGGCGCTTCGACGTGCGCGTCCGGCAGCCAGGTGTGAAACGGAAACAGCGGCACTTTGATCGCGAACGAGAGCGCAAAGGCGCCAAACAGCCAGAGCTGCTGATCGAGCGGCAAATCCAGTTTGTAAATCTCCAGCAGATTAAAGGTCATCACCTGATTCACCTGCGCATGGCGCGCCGCCAGATAGATAATCGCGACGAGCATGAGCAGGCTGCCAGCCATAGTGTAGATGACGAATTTCAGCGCCGCGTAAATGCGCCGCGTGCCGCCCCAGACGCCGATGAGAAAGTACATCGGCACCAGCATGACTTCCCAGAAAACATAGAAGAGAAACAGATCGAGGGCGACAAACGCGCCGAGCATGCCGGTTTCCAGAAGCAGCATGAAGATCAAATACTCTTTGACTTTGTCCTTAACCGACCAGGAGGCGAGGATGGCGATCGGCATGAGGAGCGTCGTCAGAAGAACTAGAAACAGACTGATGCCGTCGATGCCGACATGGTAGCTGATGCCGAAGCTCGGCATCCAGGGCACGCGCTCGACCAGCTGCATCTCGCCGCGGCCGGCTTGGAACAGATTGAACACTTTTAGCGAAGCCATGAAGGTAATCAGCGTGGTGGCGAGCGCCATCGTAAACAGCGCATGCTTCTGCGTCCTCGGCATCAACGCCAAGGCGAAGGCGCCAACCACGGGCGCGATCAGAAGAAAGCTCACGTCGCCGATTACGAACATGGTTCCTATTGCTGCCTCAAGAAGTACGCCAGCAGCGCCAGTGTGGCGATCAAAAATGCCGCGAGATAGTGCTGCACGTTGCCGGTCTGCACGCCGCGCCAGACTGAGCTCAGGCCACGCGCGCTGGCACCGACGCCGTTGACGATGCCGTCGATGATCCAGGGATCGAAGAAGCGCGCAAAAAAGCTCGAGATCGCGGTGAACGGCTGGACGATGAAAAAGTCATAGAGCTCGTCGATGTAATACTTGTTGAAGGACAAACGATAAGGCGCGCCACCGGCCAGCGCCGCCAAAGAATCCGGCGCCGTGCTGCTCTTATAATAGAAGCGATAGGCGAGCAGAACGCCGACTGCGATGATCGCCAGGGTCAGACACATCAAACCAAGCTCCAACTGCACCGAGTGATGCGCCCCCTCATGCGCGCCGAAAATCGGTGCCAGCCATTTGTCCCAGCGGCTGCCCCAGAGATATTCCGGGGCACCAAGCCAACCGGTAAAGATCGAACCGATGGCGAGAATAATCAGCGGCTCGGTCATCACTTCAGGCGATTCATGCAGGTGCGCTTTGGTTTTCGCGTCAGCCCGGCAGGTGCCGTGAAAGACCATGAACAGTTGCCGAAACATATAAAACGCCGTGAGCCCGGCAGTCAGCCAACCGACGACCCAAAGCCAGCCCGAGCCATGGGCACTGCTATAGGCTTGCCAAAGGATCAAGTCTTTGGAGAAAAAGCCGGCCGTAAACGGCGCGCCGGCAATCGCTAACGTCGCGACCACATAGGTCCAATAGGTCCGCGGCATGTGTTCTTTCAAACCGCCCATCTTGCGCATGTCCTGCTCGCCGCCCATGGCGTGAATCACGCTACCGGAACCGAGGAACAGACAGGCTTTGAAAAACGCGTGCGTGAACAGATGAAATACCGCGGCGCTGAAGGCGCCGACGCCGACGGCGAGAAACATGTAGCCCAACTGGCTGACTGTGGAATAGGCGAGCACCCGCTTGATGTCGGTCTGGGTCAAGGCAATGGTCGCCGCGAAAATCGCCGTAGCGGCACCGACCCAGGCGATCAAGTGCAGCGTTCCAGGAGCCAACTCGAACAAGAAGTGCAGCCGCGCGGTCATGTAGACGCCGGCGGTTACCATGGTCGCCGCATGAATCAAGGCGCTCACCGGCGTCGGCCCGGCCATGGCGTCGGGCAGCCAGACAAATAGTGGAATCTGCGCCGACTTGCCGGTGGCGCCGACGAAAAGCAAAAGGGTGATGGCGCCAATGGCGATCGGGCTCAAGAGTTTTACGTGCTTTTCCAATTCGACGAAATCCAGCGTCCAAACTCCCTGGCGCGCCAGCTCGGCCACCAGCAGAAAAATCCCCAGGACAAAACCGAAATCGCCGATGCGGTTGACGATGAACGCCTTGTTGCCGGCGATGGCGTTGTTCTGATCGCGATACCAAAAACCGATGAGCAGATAGGAGCACAAGCCGACCCCCTCCCAACCGACAAACAGCAGGAGCAAATTATCGCCCATCACCAACAGCAGCATGAAAAACAGAAACAGATTCAGGTACACGAAAAAGCGCACCATGTCGGTGTCGTGTTCCATGTAGCCCAACGAATAGAGATGAATGAGAAACCCGATGCCGGTTACCACCAGCAGCATGACCGCGGTCAGAGCATCGGCCTGGAGGGCGAAGTTGACTTTGAAGCTGCCCGACTCGATCCAGGTATAAACCAGGTCGCGGAATATGCCGTTGTTGGGCAGCAGGTAAAAAACCCAGAGCGCAATCGCAAACGACGCCGCCACCGCGGACGATGCCAGCAAGCCCGCCGCGGTCTTGCCCATGCGCCCGCCAAAGAAAAGATTGATCGCGCTGCCCGCCAAAGGCAGCAGCGGAATCCAGCGCAACAGATCGCAGGGCAGAGTGAGTTGCGTCAGCGCTACCATTTGAGCAGTTGCATCTCCTGCGGATCGAGGGATTGCCGGTGGCGAAAAACCGAAATGATAATGGCGAGCCCGATCACCGCCTCAGCCGCCGCCACCGCCATGACGAAAAAGACCGTCACTTGCCCGGCCATAGCGCCCAGGTAGCGCGAAAACGCAATGAAGGTGAGATTTACTGCGTTGAGCATCAATTCGATCGACATCAAGACGACGATCAGATTGCGCCGCACCAGCACGCCGATCACGCCGATGGAAAAAATCACCGCGCTCAGAATCAAATAATAATTGAGCGGCACCAGCGCCATCTTAATGTTCCCTCTTCGCCAGCACGACCGCGCCGACGATCGCCACCAACAAGAGCACCGAGGCGATCTCGAACGGCAAGACAAATTCCGTGAAAAGACTCTTCGCCAAAGTCTCGGGGCTGCCAAAAATCTCCGTCGCCACCAGCGGGTCGGCGGGCGTTTCACTGTGATTCATCACCGCCATCAAGAGACCCGCCAACAACGACGCCAACACCGTGCCGAACCCCCAGCCAAGCGCGCGCGGCCGCTCCAGCGCCGTCGGGTTCAAAAACATAATGACGAACAGAAACAAAACCATGATCGCACCGGCATAAACCAACACCTGCAGCACGCCGACCATCGGCGCATGCAAGGTGAAAAATAGAATCGCGATCAAAAACAGCGCGGCGACCAGGGCGATGGCGTTGTGCACCACGTTGCGCTTGAACACCACCACCAGCGACGCCAGCACCAGCAGCGCGGCGATGAAATAGAAAAAGAGGATCGGCAATGTCATGGCTGCTATTCCACCGCGATGATGATCAAAGCTGTAATCAACACGTTGAGGAGCGCCAGCGGCAGCAGCATCTTCCAACCCAAGCGCATCACTTGATCGTAGCGAAACCGCGGCACGCTCCAGCGCAAAAGAATTTGCAGCCAGCAAAAGAAGAGGACCTTAAGCGTAAAGGCGCCGACTTGCATGAGCACGATCAACCAGTGCGGCATCAGCAAAACCGAGCCCCAGGGAAAGTGGAAACCGTCGCTCAACAGGTAAGGCACCTGCCAGCCGCCGAAAAATAGCGTCGTCACCAAGCCCGCTGCAGTGACGATTTCAGCGAACTCGCCGGCAAAGAACATGAGAAACTTGCCGCCCGAATATTCGACATGATAGCCCGCGACAATTTCTGATTCCCCTTCGGGCAGATCGAAGGGCACGCGCTTGGTTTCAGCGACGGCGGCGGTAAAGAACAGCAAAAACGCCACGGGCTGCAAGAATACACCCCAGGCTGGCAGCCAGCCGATGGCGGCCCTCGCCCCACCCCAGGACTCGGGCAAGAACTCGCGCAGCAGCATGCCTTGGCCGCGGGCGATTTCCTGCAATTCGAGGGTCCCGTAAACCATCAGAATGCCGACCACCGACAAGCCCATGGCCACTTCGTAGGAGATCATCTGCGCCGAACCGCGCACGCCGCCGAGCAGAGAAAATTTATTGTTCGATGCCCAGGCGCCGATGACGATGCCGTAGACGCCCAAGGATGCCATGGCGAAAACATAGAGGATGCCAATGTTGATGTTGGCGACCTGCAAGTTGATCAAGCGATCGCCCCACTGCAGCACGTCGCCAAACGGAATCACCGCGAAAGTGACCAGCGCCGGAAACAGCGCCATGCAAGGCGCTAGTGTATGGAGAAACTTATCGCCGGCGGGCGGAATGAAATCTTCCTTGGTGAGAAACTTGAGCGGATCGGCAATCAGCGTATTGACCAGCCCCATGCCGGCAAAGCCGAAGATCGACGCGCGGTTGGCGCCGATGCGATCTTGGATCAAGGCGCTGCCTTTGCGCTCGACCCAGCCTAAAATGCCGGCCAGGTTGAGCACCATGAAAACAACCAAAAAGGCTTTGATGGCGATGATTGTGAAATCGACGATCATGACGCTGCCGCACCACCACTTTTGAGATCGACCCCCTGATCGCCGATCGCGGCGTAACTCAAGCCGCCATAGGCCGCGACTTCTTTAGCCAGTGCAGCGAACACCTGGGCCGGAGTCGCGTACGACAACTTCTCACCGGCGAGCTCAAGCAAACGCGAGAAGATTTCGCAATCCTGCAGCGCCCCTTCGGGCGGCAGCACGGCGGCGTTGAGCCGCTGCACGCGGCCGTTGCGATTGGTGTACGTGCCGTCCTTCTCGCCGAAGTGCGTTGCCGGCAAAACCACATGGGCCAACTTCGCGGTCTCCGTCAGGCGCGTGTCCTGGACCACCAGAAAGGAAAGTTTTTCCAAGGCTGCGCGCGCTGCTGCGGCGTCGGCGCTTGTGTAAATCGGGTCCTCGCCAACGATGAACGCATTGGTGAATTCACCGGCGGCGATGCGTTTCATCAGCATTTCATAACCGCCGTTAGCACCCACGCCCATGTCGCGCGCACCGCGCCAGTTGGGTGAGCGGTCCGGGCTCATGAGAATTTTTTGCGTCTCGGTCAACGCCCGCTCTTCATAGAAAACCGCCGTCACGGCGTTGACCTTGTCCATCAGCTTGGCGAATAGGAAAGCCTCTTCGTTGGTGCTGCGGCCCGAGAGAATCGCCGCCGTGGCGCGGTTCGAGCCACGGCCGGTCAGCACGGCGCGCAGCGCCTCGTCCCACGTGGCCGGCATGAGCCCGCCTTCGCCGCGAATCAGCGGCGTTGTCAACCGTTCGCCCTCGGTTAACCCCTGAAAGCAATAGCGCCCTTCGTCGCAGATCCAGTGTTGGTTCACCGCATCGTTGATGCGCGGTTTAAAGCGCGCGATCTCGTTTTGATACGTTTCGACGCTGATATTGCAGCCAGTGCTGCAGCCCGGACAAACCGACGGCGTCTTCTGCAAGTACCAGACGCGCACCTTGAAACGAAAGTCGCGATCCGTCAGCGCGCCGACGGGGCAGATGTCGACGACATTCGCTGATAAAGGATTGTCGAGCACGGCGTCATCAAAGAGCGAGATTGTCGCATGGTCGCCGCGGTTGATCACCGCCAGTTCGTTGGTTTTGGTGATCTCCTGGCAGAAACGCACACAACGCGTGCACTTGATGCAGCGCTCGCCGTCGAAAATAACGTTGGGGCCGAAAATGGTTTTTTTGCGATCGTGGATTTTGCCGACGTCCTGACGGCTCTCCTGGAGGTTGTGCTCCATGTAGTAGTTTTGCAGCATGCACTCGCCCGCCTGATCGCAGATCGGACAATCCACCGGATGGTTGATCAGCAAGAATTCCATCACCGCTTTGCGCACCGCCAACACTTTAGGGCTCTGCGTCAAGACCGCCATGCCCTCGGCCACCTGGGTGTTGCAGGCGATCTGCAGCTTGGGCATTTTTTCGATTTCGACCATGCACATGCGGCAGTTGCCGGCGATGGACAGCTTCGGGTGATAACAGTAATGCGGTATCGCCACACCGGCCTCGGCCGCCGCCGCAATGACGGTCTTGCCCTTCTCGGTGACGACCTCGGTGCCGTTGATTGTGATCTTTACGGGATCCATCTATTTTCGCCGATACTTGTAGGGGCAGGCCTTGTGCCTGCCCGCGGATCGGGCAACCACAAGGGTTGGCCCTACAACCAATCCAACTACGTAACGCGCGCTAGTGCGTAACGGTGCACTTCCCTGCCGCGATATGAGCTTCGAATTCATCGCGGAATTTTCTGATAAACGCCCCCGGCGGCCACGCCGCGGCGTCGCCGAAGGGGCAGATCGTGTTGCCGGCGATGTTGCCGGCGACGTTGAGGATCAGATCCAAATCGCCTTTTTGGCCTTGGCCATGCTCGATGCGGTGCAGTATTTTCTCCATCCAGTGAACGCCTTCACGGCAGGGGCTGCATTGGCCGCATGATTCGTGCGCGAAGAACCGGCCCAGGTTCAACGCCGCTCGCACCATGCAGGTGGTTTCGTCCATGACGATGACGCCGCCGGAACCGAGCAGACTGCCCGCCGCCTGAACCGATTCGTAGTCGAGGTTTACTTTTTCTAACTCCTCCGGTTTTAACACCGGCATGGAGCCGCCGCCGGGGATGACGCCTTTTAATTTTTTGCCGTTGGCCACACCGCCGCAGTCTTCTTCGAGAAATTTCTTGAACGGATAGCCCATCTCGACTTCGTACACGCCTGGTTTAGCGACATGGCCGCTGACGCTAAAAAGTTTGGTCCCTTTGCTTTTCTCAGTGCCCATTGCCGAATAGGCGGCTGCGCCCCGTTCGAGAATCCACGGCAGCGTCGCCAGCGTCTCGACGTTGTTAACCACGGTTGGACAGCCGAACAACCCATGGGTCGCCGGAAACGGCGGCTTGACCTTGGGCCAACCGCGGCCGCCTTCCAATGACGAAAGCAAACCCGTCTCCTCACCGCAGATATAAGCGCCGGCACCGCGGTGCACGATCAAATCGATATCGTAGCCCGTGCCCAAAACGTTTTTGCCCATCAATCCCGCGCCATACGCTTCTTGAACCGCTTGCTCCAAGCGCTTGGCGCCAAAGGCCATCTCGCCGCGAATGTAAATGAACGAAGTGTGCGACTGAATCGCAAAGGCCGCGATCAAAGTTCCCTCGACGATGGCGTGCGGGTCTTGCTCGATCAACAAGCGATCTTTGAACGTCCCCGGCTCGCTTTCGTCAGCGTTGCAGACCACGTACTTCGGCTTCGGGTTATCCTTTGGAACGAAGCTCCACTTCATCCCCGTCGGAAACCCAGCACCACCGCGGCCGCGCAGCCCTGAAGCCTTCACTTCTTCGATCAGCTGCTCCGGCTTCATGCTCGAAACAACTTTTTGCCACGACGCATAGCCGCCGCGCGACTGGTAGGTCGCCAGCAGATGAGAATCGGGAACACCGATATTACGGAGTAAAACTTTTTCCATGAACTAAGAAATGGATAATGGACAATGGATAATGGACAATGATTCGGAACTTAGAATTGCGAGTTTTGAATTATCCATTGTCAACTATCCATTCATTTCATTCCGTCGAGAATCTTATCGATCTTCTCGTCGGTCAGATTCTCATAATAATCGTCATTGACTTGCATCATCGGCGCCGTGCCGCAGGAGGCCAGACACTCGACCTCCGATAACGTAAACCTCTTATCTTCCGTCGTTTGGCCCGGCTTGATGCCCAATTTCTTGCTCAGATACTCGGTGACCTTCTCCGCGCCGCGCAGCGCGCACGGCAGCGTACGGCAGACCTGAATATGGTGCCGGCCGATCGGCTTCTGGTTGTACATCGTGTAGAAAGTCACCACACTCTGCACCCGTGCCGGCGCCTGCCCCATCAGTTTGGCGACGTATTCGATGGCCTCCGAACCGATATAGCCGAACTCTTGCTGCGCTAGATAAAGCACCGGCAGCATCGCGGCTTCCTTCTTAGGATAGCGCGCAACCGTCTCCTCGAATTTCTTATAAGTCTCGGGCGAAAACTCCAAAGCCATAACCAAATCCGAAACGCCTTACCCCTTACTCCTCACCCCTCACGCGAAATCTTACCGGTCGCATTCCCCGCCGATCATATTCACCATGCCGAAGGTCGGCACGATATCGGCGATCATGTAGCCCTTGATCATTTCCGGAAAAGCCCCCATGGCGATAAAGCAGGGCGGGCGCACGCGCACGCGATAGGGCTTGCCGCCGCCGTCGCTGACGATATAAAAGCCGAGCTCGCCATTGCCGCCCTCGACGGCCGTATAAGTTTCCCCGGGGGGCACTTTGATGCCCTCCATGATGATCTTGAAATGATGCATCAGTCCTTCGATGCTGCCGTAAACTTTTTCTTTCTCCGGCAGGACAAAGCGCGGATCGTCGATCCACACCGGTCCCACCGGCAATTGCTCCAGGCCCTGTTCGACGATGCGCATGCTCTGTTCGAGCTCTTGAATGCGGCAAACGAAGCGATCGTAGTTGTCGCCCTTGGTGCCCACCGGCACATCGAACTGCATCTGGTCGTAAACGAGATACGGATACGCTTTGCGCACATCGTAGTTGGCGCCGGTGGCGCGCAGCATGGGACCGGTCAAGCTATAATTCAACGCCGTCTCACGCGAGATGACGCCGATGTTCGACATGCGGTCGATGAAGATCCGGTTGCGCGACAGCAGCCGGTCGCAGTCGCCGAGCAATTTGCGAATGGTCTTGAAAGTTGCCCTGACCCGCTCAGCGAAATCCTGCGGTAGATCGTGCTTCACGCCGCCGATGCGCACATAAGTCACCGTCAGGCGCGCGCCGGTCAAATTCTCGATGATGCGCGTGACCATCTCGCGCGCCTCGATCATATAGAACCCGACCGTGATGGCGCCCAACTCCGACGCCGCCATGCCGCAGCAGGTGAGATGATCGAAGATCCGCGCCAGCTCGCTGATGATGACGCGAATGTATTGGCAGCGCGGCGGCGTCTCGGCGCCGATCAGTTTTTCCACAGCCAGGGCATAGCCGACGTTATTGATCAGCGACGAGGCGTAATTGAGTCGGTCGGTGTAAGGAATGACCTGGGTCCAGGTCGCGTTCTCGCAGCTCTTGTCGAAGCCGCGGTGCAGAAAGCCGACTTCGACGTCGCAGTCGAGCACTTTCTCACCTTCGAG is drawn from Deltaproteobacteria bacterium and contains these coding sequences:
- a CDS encoding NADH-quinone oxidoreductase subunit N, giving the protein MSDVNLIPILPAAHIALTAIVVLLLDLLLRDREKNLLAWISLLGLGLCSAEAVLLWGSREGAFGDTILLDNFALFFTQIFIAAAALTILSSVHYVRQTRIYEGEYYALILFATCGMVLMAAANDLIVFFLGLETMSVAVYVLTGMWRSNSRSSEAAMKYFLMGAFATGFLLYGIALIYGATGSTNLNSISAYLIEPSGDWPLYLIGGALLLLVGFAFKVGAVPFHFWVPDVYEGAPTPVTGFMSVAVKTAAFAAWARILMHKLAPLDGDWVFPLWVITIGTMTFGNLLAIAQKSVKRMLAYSSIAHAGYLLIPLVVGEEWGGLPLVFYSAAYMLMTAGAFAVLASLHETNDPHENFSDFAGLGFRRPFLAAAMGIFMLSLAGFPPLAGFVGKFYVFRGAVMAGHLNLAIIGVLNSLLSVIYYLRVIVAMYMEEGGAEAKSFRQSPYLYVAVALALAGTLLLGVLPSTTLEWSRLAFSSLE
- a CDS encoding DMT family transporter translates to MFSSELQVGIAYALAAGILWGISPLLLKRSLKYTDVSTATLVEQHVSVIMLVGLAVQSGEIFQIDFGSRAFWAFFLAGAVGASFGKVFYYKGIDKIGASKATSIKNSSPLLTAVLAVLIIGEQMSWYIAAGVTLIVFGIAVLTQSKDSGRRGVDKFQYFLFPIVSALCFGVNPIFKKIGINSANLPILGTMITQVSALLFMFLFARVIGLQIKFQRVPAKALALSTLSGITEGLGSLCTFYALVYGPAALLSPIWRISPLVTFALAHFTLRGVEVVTLRDGVAASLIVLGVFVLSQG
- a CDS encoding NADH-quinone oxidoreductase subunit M encodes the protein MFVIGDVSFLLIAPVVGAFALALMPRTQKHALFTMALATTLITFMASLKVFNLFQAGRGEMQLVERVPWMPSFGISYHVGIDGISLFLVLLTTLLMPIAILASWSVKDKVKEYLIFMLLLETGMLGAFVALDLFLFYVFWEVMLVPMYFLIGVWGGTRRIYAALKFVIYTMAGSLLMLVAIIYLAARHAQVNQVMTFNLLEIYKLDLPLDQQLWLFGAFALSFAIKVPLFPFHTWLPDAHVEAPTAGSVILAGVLLKLGTYGFLRFAIPLFPDAALMAAPLFIALAVIGIVYGAVVAMMQTDIKKLVAYSSVSHLGFVVLGLFALNMQGIQGSIYQMISHGLSTGALFLLVGMIYDRRHTRLIEEFGGLWKQLPIFSALLLVVTFSSIGLPGLNGFVGEFLILLGSFRVSPRWTAVATSGVILGAVYMLWMFRRVIFGPLNNPENQKLHDLNGREILLLAPIIFLIVLMGVYPQPFLSRMQPSVDLTLKKVFAIQSAPVALKLEPNPEQPRERR
- a CDS encoding phosphodiester glycosidase family protein, giving the protein MQSIILVLTLMPALLALMTGAGHAQKAAAKIGATLSISDHGNWRVVHKGIEYRKITLQRSDPNSTVELKVLRFDPKETSAQVLDAGRFQLKGAEAKTFAAKSGAVATINANYFDEKGRPLAYLKTAAREVNRLVSKHALYTGVFAVRDGAPAVMHRDEFQAAQASEALQSGPLLLLRGAPVETMPGLGRYARRAVVGVDKSGRVLIAATDGALGGVSFTELQELFSNSRWQLETPDLLNLDGGSSAQLYVKTGKFEESAPGLSEVPVAIGFFAR